In Candidatus Eisenbacteria bacterium, the following are encoded in one genomic region:
- the lpoB gene encoding penicillin-binding protein activator LpoB, whose protein sequence is MRGVMGTIAAALILGIALTGCGKSIEMERLDPTTDLQYNTKWSHVDNQKVADELVESMLNAPWIAEFTALNQGERPVVIVDDVKNATAEHIDVESLTDLIRTRLVKSQRVRFLNKESRDSILEEYKYQHSGVVDPSRAVRTGRQEGAMYILTGAIASIQSTLDKKRIVTYKTTLELTNLESAIIEWTDDVEMVKHFEARGTKF, encoded by the coding sequence ATGAGAGGAGTCATGGGGACGATCGCGGCGGCGCTGATCCTCGGGATCGCGCTGACCGGATGCGGCAAGTCGATCGAGATGGAGCGTCTCGATCCGACCACCGACCTGCAGTACAACACCAAGTGGTCCCACGTGGACAACCAGAAGGTGGCGGACGAGCTGGTGGAGTCGATGCTGAACGCTCCCTGGATCGCCGAGTTCACCGCGCTCAACCAGGGAGAGCGGCCGGTGGTGATCGTGGACGACGTGAAGAACGCCACCGCGGAGCACATCGACGTGGAATCCCTCACCGACCTGATCCGGACGAGACTGGTCAAATCGCAGAGGGTCCGCTTCTTGAACAAGGAATCCCGCGACTCGATTCTCGAGGAATACAAGTACCAGCACTCCGGCGTGGTCGATCCCTCGCGTGCGGTGCGGACCGGCCGGCAGGAGGGGGCGATGTATATCCTCACCGGCGCCATCGCCTCGATTCAGTCGACGCTGGACAAGAAACGAATCGTCACCTACAAGACGACGCTGGAACTGACTAACCTCGAAAGCGCGATCATCGAATGGACCGACGACGTGGAAATGGTGAAGCACTTCGAAGCGCGGGGGACCAAATTCTGA
- a CDS encoding Do family serine endopeptidase, producing MNSNGRRRRAGLYVAALVLAAALGAAFGSGAFGLRDAVVTPAGAMEPADREAVEAAKNMSRAFTAVAREVVPSVVTVTSSRVIRPAQSLGPNGGDMEQFFRFFGQPRSPWGGEEEMVQRGLGSGVIATEDGYIITNNHVVADARDIAVLLSNGEEYEAEVIGADPKTDVAVIRIDAKGLPAARFGDSDALEVGEWVIAVGSPFSQSLNHTVTTGIVSAKSRTAVGLADYEDFIQTDAAINPGNSGGALVNLDGEVVGINTAIASRSGGSQGVGFAIPINMARRIQSSLIETGTVTRGWIGIGIQGVTKEIQEALDLPDRDGVLVSNIMEKSPAEEAGLERQDVIVRLNGRKVDGMRTFRNEIASTPPGTNVDLGVLRDGKERTLSLELGRMPGDDESPRVASEKSEERLGLEVRPITQELRRSFELDRGDGVVVVNVRRGSAAARNGIREGDVILEVNREEIETVADYGRALDGLETGDVALLLVERQGNTFYVAVRLPE from the coding sequence ATGAACAGCAACGGACGGAGGAGGAGGGCCGGATTGTACGTCGCGGCGCTCGTCCTGGCGGCGGCTCTGGGCGCCGCCTTCGGGAGCGGCGCGTTCGGGCTCCGAGACGCCGTCGTGACGCCGGCCGGCGCGATGGAGCCGGCGGATCGCGAGGCGGTCGAGGCGGCCAAGAACATGAGCCGAGCCTTCACGGCGGTGGCGCGGGAGGTTGTCCCCTCGGTGGTCACCGTCACCAGCAGCCGCGTGATCCGGCCCGCCCAATCCCTCGGGCCGAACGGCGGCGACATGGAGCAGTTCTTCCGGTTCTTCGGCCAACCCCGTTCCCCCTGGGGCGGGGAAGAAGAGATGGTGCAGCGCGGCCTCGGCTCCGGCGTGATCGCCACGGAGGACGGCTACATCATCACCAACAACCACGTCGTGGCGGACGCCCGTGACATCGCGGTCCTTCTCTCCAATGGAGAAGAGTACGAGGCGGAGGTGATCGGCGCGGATCCCAAGACGGACGTGGCGGTGATCCGCATCGACGCGAAAGGGCTGCCGGCGGCGCGCTTCGGCGACTCGGACGCCCTCGAAGTGGGCGAGTGGGTGATCGCCGTGGGCTCCCCCTTCAGCCAGTCGCTGAACCACACCGTCACCACGGGGATCGTCTCGGCGAAGAGCCGGACCGCCGTCGGCCTGGCGGACTACGAGGATTTCATTCAGACCGACGCGGCGATCAACCCGGGGAACTCCGGCGGCGCGCTGGTGAACCTGGACGGCGAGGTGGTCGGAATCAACACCGCCATCGCCTCGCGCTCCGGCGGCTCCCAGGGGGTCGGTTTCGCCATTCCCATCAACATGGCGCGCCGGATCCAGAGTTCCCTCATCGAGACGGGAACGGTCACGCGCGGCTGGATCGGGATCGGCATCCAGGGAGTGACCAAGGAGATCCAGGAGGCGCTCGACCTTCCGGACCGGGACGGCGTTCTCGTCTCGAACATCATGGAGAAGAGCCCCGCCGAGGAGGCCGGCCTCGAACGGCAGGACGTGATCGTCCGGCTGAACGGCCGCAAGGTGGACGGGATGCGCACATTCCGGAACGAGATCGCCTCCACGCCCCCCGGCACGAACGTGGATCTGGGCGTCCTCCGCGACGGGAAGGAACGCACCCTCAGCCTCGAACTGGGGCGGATGCCGGGAGATGACGAGTCCCCCCGCGTCGCCTCGGAGAAGAGCGAGGAACGGCTCGGCCTCGAGGTGCGGCCGATCACGCAGGAACTGCGCCGTAGTTTCGAGTTGGATCGGGGCGACGGCGTGGTGGTCGTGAACGTGCGGCGCGGCTCGGCGGCGGCGCGGAACGGCATACGGGAGGGGGACGTGATCCTGGAGGTCAACCGGGAGGAGATCGAGACCGTGGCCGATTACGGCCGGGCGCTCGACGGTCTGGAAACGGGCGACGTGGCGCTTCTCCTCGTGGAGAGACAGGGAAACACGTTCTACGTCGCGGTGCGGCTCCCGGAGTAG
- a CDS encoding AAA family ATPase, with product MTLDADLQAVERLKEAREKILAEVRKVIVGQQTVVDGLLTCLLADGHCLLVGVPGLAKTLLISTLAKVLDLEFNRIQFTPDLMPSDITGTDILEEDRGTNRRSFTFIRGPVFANIVLADEINRTPPKTQAALLQAMQEHEVTAGGRTYDLEPPFFVLATQNPIEQEGTYPLPEAQLDRFMFNLWVDYPKEDEERTIAETTTSAYEADLKRVLSAAEINDLQRLVRRVPAPSHTVRYAVRLARATRPVLPGSPDFVRDWVSWGAGPRASQYLLLGAKTRAVLDGRYAPSVEDVIEVAPAVLRHRIVTNFTAEAEGVEALDIVRRLIEAVPRDER from the coding sequence ATGACGTTGGACGCGGACCTGCAGGCTGTGGAACGGCTGAAGGAGGCGCGGGAGAAGATCCTGGCCGAGGTGCGGAAGGTGATCGTGGGGCAGCAGACGGTGGTGGACGGCCTCCTCACCTGCCTCCTGGCGGACGGGCACTGCCTGCTCGTCGGCGTGCCCGGTCTCGCCAAGACGCTTCTCATCAGTACGCTCGCGAAGGTGCTCGACCTCGAATTCAACCGGATTCAGTTTACGCCGGACCTGATGCCGAGCGACATCACCGGCACGGACATTCTCGAAGAGGACCGGGGGACGAACCGGAGAAGCTTCACCTTCATCCGCGGCCCGGTCTTCGCCAACATCGTTCTCGCCGACGAGATCAACCGAACGCCGCCGAAGACGCAGGCGGCGCTCCTCCAGGCGATGCAGGAGCACGAGGTCACTGCCGGCGGGCGGACCTACGACTTGGAGCCCCCCTTCTTCGTGCTCGCCACGCAGAACCCGATCGAGCAGGAGGGGACCTATCCGCTTCCCGAGGCGCAGCTCGATCGTTTCATGTTCAACCTTTGGGTCGACTACCCTAAGGAGGACGAGGAGCGGACCATCGCCGAGACGACCACCAGCGCCTATGAGGCGGACCTCAAGCGTGTGCTCTCCGCCGCCGAGATCAACGACCTGCAGCGGCTGGTGCGCCGCGTGCCCGCCCCCTCCCACACGGTCCGCTACGCGGTGCGGCTCGCCCGGGCGACCCGCCCCGTCCTTCCGGGATCGCCCGATTTCGTGCGCGATTGGGTGAGTTGGGGCGCCGGACCGCGCGCCTCCCAGTACCTCCTTCTCGGCGCCAAGACGCGCGCCGTGCTGGACGGACGGTACGCTCCTTCCGTGGAGGACGTGATCGAGGTGGCCCCCGCCGTGCTCCGGCATCGGATCGTGACCAACTTCACCGCCGAAGCGGAGGGAGTGGAGGCGCTCGACATCGTGCGCCGCCTGATCGAAGCGGTCCCGCGGGACGAGCGATGA
- a CDS encoding endonuclease III produces MDERNIDGVLSALRRDRPNWKDPVHGDGTERRRERDPFRTLIGCVLSLRTKDETTEGAAERLFAIAPSPEAMVRLRTAAIEKAIYPVGFYRNKARTVREIARILIERHGGRVPDRMKELLALPGVGRKTANLVLIRAHDKAGICVDVHVHRIVNRWGYVATRSPDETEAALRAKLPRRHWKTLNGLLIVFGRQVCKPVSPFCSLCVVEALCPRIGVTRSR; encoded by the coding sequence ATCGACGAGAGAAACATCGACGGCGTGCTTTCCGCGCTCCGCCGGGACCGGCCGAACTGGAAGGACCCGGTGCACGGAGACGGAACGGAGCGGCGGCGGGAGCGCGATCCCTTCCGGACGCTGATCGGGTGCGTCCTCTCCCTCCGCACCAAGGACGAGACCACCGAGGGCGCGGCGGAGAGGCTCTTCGCGATCGCGCCTTCGCCGGAGGCGATGGTCCGCCTTCGGACGGCGGCGATCGAAAAGGCGATCTACCCGGTCGGCTTCTACCGGAACAAGGCGCGGACGGTGCGTGAGATCGCGCGGATCCTGATCGAACGACACGGCGGCCGGGTCCCGGATCGGATGAAGGAGCTCCTCGCCCTCCCCGGCGTGGGACGAAAAACGGCGAATCTGGTTCTCATCCGCGCCCATGACAAGGCGGGGATCTGCGTGGACGTCCACGTTCATCGGATCGTGAACCGCTGGGGCTACGTCGCGACCCGCTCCCCCGACGAGACGGAGGCGGCGCTCCGGGCGAAGCTCCCCCGCCGCCACTGGAAAACACTGAACGGTCTATTGATCGTCTTCGGCCGGCAGGTCTGCAAACCGGTCTCCCCCTTCTGCTCCCTCTGCGTCGTGGAGGCGCTCTGCCCGCGGATCGGCGTCACGCGCTCCCGCTGA
- a CDS encoding cupin domain-containing protein: MPSREELGKRIKSVRLEKGLTLKEVELLSGVSMTHTSQIERGMTSPTVGALEKLARALDKTASFFIEENALEETCRVCKPDRSILSNEEHGVRLESLSNGIPGGMLHFYHLVAEPGAKPPTPRSHAGEEAITVLKGSLEVVIGEERYRLKAGDSIHYKSDQPHYFYASNRHGAEAIWVGTAVPLF, translated from the coding sequence ATGCCGTCGAGAGAGGAACTCGGAAAAAGGATCAAGTCCGTTCGGCTCGAAAAAGGTTTGACCCTGAAGGAAGTCGAGCTTCTCTCCGGCGTCTCGATGACGCACACCTCGCAGATCGAGCGGGGGATGACCTCGCCCACCGTCGGCGCCCTCGAAAAACTCGCTCGGGCGCTCGACAAGACCGCCAGCTTTTTTATCGAGGAGAACGCGCTCGAGGAAACCTGCCGGGTTTGCAAGCCGGACCGGTCGATCCTCTCCAACGAGGAGCACGGCGTTCGTCTCGAGAGCCTCTCCAACGGCATTCCGGGCGGGATGCTCCACTTTTATCATCTCGTCGCCGAGCCGGGCGCCAAGCCGCCTACCCCGCGCTCCCATGCGGGGGAAGAGGCGATCACCGTCCTCAAGGGGAGCCTGGAGGTCGTCATCGGCGAGGAGCGGTACCGCCTCAAGGCGGGGGACAGCATCCACTACAAATCGGACCAACCGCATTATTTCTACGCATCCAACCGCCACGGCGCCGAGGCGATCTGGGTGGGAACGGCCGTCCCCCTCTTCTGA
- a CDS encoding DUF58 domain-containing protein yields the protein MKTDRESRRFLDPEVAARLSRMDIKARLVVEGFVAGLHKSPYRGFSVEFAEHRQYMPGDPLRHVDWKVYAKSDKFYVKEYEEETNLRAYLLLDASGSMGYGSGAVTKFVYAAQLAAALSYLMLRQRDSVGLVLFDKEVRRFLAPRASGVHLHRILRELEGASPSEETNTAGALRRLTERIRRRGLVILLSDLMDDPDQVLTALRYFRHKKHEVVVFHILDPKEVRFDFTREARFEDMEREDRLLAQPWRIQREYAREVERWRDRYRRECGEHRIDYNFIETTTPYDTALYAYLAKRARLG from the coding sequence ATGAAGACGGACCGCGAGAGCCGGCGCTTCCTCGATCCGGAGGTGGCGGCGCGGCTCTCGCGCATGGACATCAAGGCGCGGCTGGTGGTGGAGGGCTTCGTCGCGGGCCTCCACAAGAGCCCCTACCGCGGCTTCAGCGTCGAGTTCGCCGAGCACCGCCAGTACATGCCGGGCGATCCCCTCCGCCACGTGGACTGGAAGGTCTACGCCAAGTCGGACAAGTTTTACGTCAAGGAGTACGAGGAAGAAACCAATCTCCGCGCTTATCTGCTCCTCGACGCGAGCGGCTCCATGGGCTACGGCTCCGGGGCGGTCACCAAGTTCGTCTATGCCGCGCAGCTCGCCGCGGCCCTCTCCTATTTGATGCTCCGCCAGCGCGACTCGGTGGGTCTGGTCCTCTTCGACAAGGAGGTGCGCCGCTTTCTGGCGCCCCGCGCCTCCGGCGTCCACCTGCACCGGATCCTGCGGGAGCTGGAAGGGGCGTCGCCGTCGGAGGAGACGAACACGGCGGGCGCGCTCCGCCGCCTGACCGAACGGATCCGCCGCCGCGGCCTGGTGATTCTCCTCTCGGACCTGATGGACGACCCGGACCAGGTGCTGACGGCGCTCCGCTACTTCCGCCACAAGAAGCACGAGGTGGTGGTCTTCCACATCCTCGATCCGAAAGAGGTCCGCTTCGACTTTACCCGCGAGGCGCGTTTCGAGGACATGGAGAGAGAGGACCGCCTGCTCGCCCAGCCCTGGCGGATTCAGAGGGAGTACGCCCGGGAGGTGGAGCGCTGGCGGGACCGCTACCGGCGCGAGTGCGGCGAGCATCGCATCGACTACAACTTCATCGAGACCACCACGCCCTACGACACGGCGCTCTATGCCTATCTGGCGAAGCGGGCGCGGCTCGGTTAG
- a CDS encoding site-specific DNA-methyltransferase → MKKTGNKRTPGRQVHRKIARDPRGVSLSWTGRRNGDEAEETSRPVLRFRERERYGGRARRPNLLIRGDNLPVLDALLNRYRGRVDMVYIDPPFATGTDFRVPAPSGAGPRSGARAYRDGRARGLPAYLTRMEERLLRIRELLSPRGALYVHVDYRVAAPLRLMLDSVFGASSFVNEIIWFYKTGGAPDRLGFGRKHDNILFYVKDPARATWNPQKEKSYLMHRYGFSNVEIHDDGGGRFTWVRCRDVFDIPALRGNQPERLDYPTQKPEALLERMILASTNPGDLVADLFCGSGTTAATAERLGRRWIACDRSPAAIRVTRKRLLAADRVPPFRLLDLDGADRALWTLERFGANGSSPEEANRDYRRFLLERYGAEPAENADPFHGRTGNAVVRVFGPEERPGPEAIRRAARARGKGGAHLLAWEFLPGSAEEAERLSAAGPPVLLVPIPTDLMDEQEENGGATSFPPLPSLRASLRRAPGRARTIRLDGYDPGAEEGSDARECSWTDGIDQWAVDWDWDGETFAPGWTAERTGRSRALPLESAPHIYNGPGRRRVLVRAVDTAGREAYRLLFPRVR, encoded by the coding sequence TTGAAAAAAACCGGGAACAAGAGAACGCCCGGTCGGCAGGTTCACCGGAAGATCGCCCGCGATCCCCGGGGCGTTTCCCTTTCGTGGACGGGCCGGCGGAACGGGGACGAAGCGGAGGAGACGAGCCGTCCGGTTCTCCGCTTCCGGGAGCGGGAGCGCTACGGCGGGCGCGCCCGCCGACCCAATCTCTTGATCCGCGGGGACAACCTGCCCGTTCTGGACGCGCTCCTGAACCGTTATCGCGGGCGCGTCGACATGGTCTACATCGATCCCCCCTTCGCCACCGGGACGGACTTCCGAGTCCCCGCGCCCTCCGGCGCCGGCCCGCGCTCCGGCGCGCGCGCCTACCGGGACGGCCGTGCCCGCGGCCTCCCCGCCTATCTCACACGGATGGAGGAACGCCTCCTCCGAATTCGGGAGCTGCTCTCTCCGAGGGGCGCCCTTTACGTGCACGTCGACTATCGGGTCGCCGCCCCGCTCCGCCTGATGCTCGACTCGGTTTTCGGCGCCTCTTCCTTCGTCAACGAGATCATTTGGTTCTACAAGACCGGCGGCGCGCCGGACCGCCTCGGCTTCGGCCGCAAGCACGACAACATACTTTTTTACGTAAAGGATCCCGCCCGGGCGACCTGGAACCCGCAAAAAGAAAAATCCTACCTGATGCACCGGTACGGCTTCTCCAACGTGGAGATCCACGACGACGGCGGCGGACGGTTCACCTGGGTGCGTTGCCGGGACGTGTTCGACATTCCCGCCCTCCGGGGGAACCAGCCGGAACGCCTGGACTATCCGACACAGAAACCGGAGGCGCTCCTGGAGAGGATGATCCTCGCCTCGACGAATCCGGGCGACCTGGTGGCGGATCTCTTCTGCGGATCCGGAACGACGGCGGCGACGGCGGAGCGCCTCGGCCGCCGCTGGATCGCCTGCGACCGGAGCCCCGCCGCGATTCGGGTGACGCGGAAACGCCTCCTCGCCGCGGACCGGGTCCCCCCCTTCCGCCTGCTCGACCTGGACGGGGCGGACCGCGCCCTCTGGACGCTGGAGCGTTTCGGCGCGAACGGCTCCTCGCCGGAAGAAGCGAACCGCGACTACCGGCGCTTCCTCCTCGAGCGGTACGGCGCCGAGCCGGCGGAGAACGCCGACCCCTTCCACGGCCGGACGGGGAACGCGGTGGTTCGTGTCTTCGGCCCCGAGGAGCGGCCCGGCCCCGAGGCGATTCGGCGCGCGGCCCGCGCCCGCGGAAAGGGGGGAGCGCACCTCCTCGCATGGGAGTTCCTCCCGGGATCGGCGGAGGAGGCGGAGCGTCTCTCCGCCGCGGGCCCGCCCGTGCTCCTCGTCCCGATTCCCACCGATCTGATGGACGAACAGGAGGAGAACGGCGGCGCGACCTCTTTTCCGCCGCTGCCGTCGCTTCGCGCCTCCCTCCGCCGCGCGCCGGGGCGGGCGCGGACGATCCGCCTGGACGGTTACGATCCGGGCGCGGAGGAGGGATCGGACGCGCGGGAATGTTCCTGGACGGACGGAATCGATCAGTGGGCCGTCGATTGGGATTGGGACGGGGAGACCTTCGCGCCCGGATGGACGGCGGAGAGGACCGGCCGCTCCCGGGCCTTGCCTCTGGAGAGCGCCCCCCACATCTACAACGGACCGGGCCGGCGCCGAGTGTTGGTGCGCGCGGTGGACACGGCCGGCCGCGAGGCCTACCGCCTGCTCTTTCCCCGCGTTCGCTGA